Within Pseudomonas brassicacearum, the genomic segment GCGCCTTGAACGCCGTCGCCCCGATGCAGGCCAGAATAATAATGACAAGGCCGCAGCCCAGTGCTGCCACGCTCCGCTCGCACCGCGACCCGAGCGTGCCTTGGTGGAGGAAATGTACGTGAGTTCCGAGTCCAGATCGTCCTCCCGACCCGAGGCCGGGCGGTATCGCCAGGTGTCGATTGGTCATCCTGCCGTCGAAGTCCGGGAAGAGCGTGGCATCTTGCACATGCGCTCGCTGGAACCCCTGGCCCCGCTGCCGGCACGTTTGCTCGAGCGTCTGGTGCACTGGGCCGAGGTGCGCCCACAGCAGACGTTTATCGCGGCCCGTGAAGCGGGCGGTGACTGGCGTCGAGTCAGCTACGGGCAGATGCTCGACAGTGTCCGGGCCATCGCCCAAAGCCTGCTTGGTTACGGTTTGTCGGCGGAAAAACCCTTGGCGCTGCTCTCCGGCAACGACATCGAGCACCTGCAAATGGCCCTCGGCGCGATGTACGCCGGCATTCCCTATTGCCCGGTGTCACCGGCCTATTCATTGCTGTCCCAGGATTTCGCCAAGCTGCGTCACGTCTGCGATCTGTTGCAGCCGGGGCTGGTATTTGTCAGCGAAGCTGCACCGTTCGAGCGGGCGATCAGCACCGTATTGCCGGCGGACGTGCCCTTGATCACGGTGCGTGGCGAAATGGCGGGCCGGTCGAGGACAAGCTTCGCCAGCCTGCTGGCCCAACCCGGCGGCGTCGAGGCCGAGCAGGCGTTCGCCGCCACCGGCCCGGACAGCATCGCCAAGTTCCTGTTTACCTCGGGCTCCACCAGGCTGCCCAAGGCGGTGATTACCACCCAGCGTATGCTGTGCGCCAATCAACAGATGCTGCTGCAGACCTTTCCGGTATTCGGCGAGGCGCCGCCGGTGCTGGTGGACTGGCTGCCGTGGAACCACACGTTCGGTGGCAGCCACAACGTCGGCATCGTGCTGTACAACGGCGGCACGTTCTATCTGGACGACGGCAAACCCACTGCCCAGGGCTTCGCCGAAACCCTGCGCAACCTCAAGGAGATTTCGCCGACTGCCTACCTGACCGTGCCCAAGGGCTGGGAGGAACTGGTCAACGCCCTGGAGCAGGACGGTGAGTTGCGCGAGCGCTTTTTCAAGCGCATCAGCCTGTTTTTCTTTGCCGCGGCGGGCCTGTCCCAAAGTACCTGGGACCGGCTGGACAAGGTCGCCGAGCAGCACTGCGGCGAACGTATCCGCATGATGGCGGGCCTGGGCATGACCGAGGCGGCGCCGTCTTGCACCTTCACCACTGGGCCGTTGTCCATGGCCGGCTACATTGGCCTTCCGGCCCCCGGCTGCGAAGTGCGCCTGGTGCCGGTGGACGGCAAGTTCGAAGGGCGTTTTCGCGGGCCGCACATCATGCCCGGCTACTGGCGCTCGCCGCAGCAAACTGCCGAGGTGTTCGACGAGGACGGTTTCTACTGCTCGGGAGATGCGATCAAGCTGGCCGATGCCCGCCATCCGCAACTGGGGCTGATGTTCGATGGGCGCATCGCCGAGGATTTCAAATTATCTTCCGGTGTATTCGTCAGCGTCGGGCCGTTGCGCAACCGGGCGGTGCTGGAGGGCACGCCCTACGTCCAGGACCTGGTGATCACCGCCCCGGATCGAGAGTGCCTGGGAGCGCTGGTGTTCCCGCGGCTTGCTGAATGCCGACGCCTGTCAGGCCTGGGCGCGGACGCCAGCGACGCCCAGGTCCTTGCCAGTGCGGCGGTGCGTCAATGGTTCGCCGACTGGTTGCAACGCCTGAACCGCGAAGCCAGTGGCAACGCCAGTCGCGTGGAATGGATAGCCTTGCTCGATGAACCGGCTTCCATCGACCGCGGTGAAATCACCGACAAGGGCTCGATCAACCAGCGGGCAGTGTTGCAGTGGCGGGCGGTGAAGGTCGAGGCGCTGTATCGCGGGGAGGATGCGTCGATCCTGCGGGCGGGAGCCTTAGGCTAGGCACAAAACTGTGTGGGAGCGAGCTTGCTCGCGATAGCGGTGGTTCAGCAGCAAAGATGTTGCCTGACACACCGTCATCGCGAGCAAGCTCGCTCCCACATCAGGTCCAGGGGCTGGTGTGTGTTATTTAACGCCGCCCCAGCAGCAAACCCACCACCAACCCGAACCCCGCGGAAATTGCTACGGTCTGCCAAGGGTGGCCGCCAATGTAGACCTCAGTGGCGTCGACCATGGGACGTGTGCGCTCCCGTGCGCTGGCGACCGAATCAAGCGCTTGCTGCAGTTTCTGGGAGATCTGGCCGCGCAGGTCGTCAGCTTCTTCACCCACCAGCGAGGCACTGCTCTTGAGCAGCTTCTCCGACTCCTCGATC encodes:
- a CDS encoding feruloyl-CoA synthase, whose product is MSSESRSSSRPEAGRYRQVSIGHPAVEVREERGILHMRSLEPLAPLPARLLERLVHWAEVRPQQTFIAAREAGGDWRRVSYGQMLDSVRAIAQSLLGYGLSAEKPLALLSGNDIEHLQMALGAMYAGIPYCPVSPAYSLLSQDFAKLRHVCDLLQPGLVFVSEAAPFERAISTVLPADVPLITVRGEMAGRSRTSFASLLAQPGGVEAEQAFAATGPDSIAKFLFTSGSTRLPKAVITTQRMLCANQQMLLQTFPVFGEAPPVLVDWLPWNHTFGGSHNVGIVLYNGGTFYLDDGKPTAQGFAETLRNLKEISPTAYLTVPKGWEELVNALEQDGELRERFFKRISLFFFAAAGLSQSTWDRLDKVAEQHCGERIRMMAGLGMTEAAPSCTFTTGPLSMAGYIGLPAPGCEVRLVPVDGKFEGRFRGPHIMPGYWRSPQQTAEVFDEDGFYCSGDAIKLADARHPQLGLMFDGRIAEDFKLSSGVFVSVGPLRNRAVLEGTPYVQDLVITAPDRECLGALVFPRLAECRRLSGLGADASDAQVLASAAVRQWFADWLQRLNREASGNASRVEWIALLDEPASIDRGEITDKGSINQRAVLQWRAVKVEALYRGEDASILRAGALG
- a CDS encoding DUF883 family protein; protein product: MARKSTVQANGEQIKDQAFSELKALIEESEKLLKSSASLVGEEADDLRGQISQKLQQALDSVASARERTRPMVDATEVYIGGHPWQTVAISAGFGLVVGLLLGRR